The following coding sequences lie in one Arachis stenosperma cultivar V10309 chromosome 5, arast.V10309.gnm1.PFL2, whole genome shotgun sequence genomic window:
- the LOC130981418 gene encoding formin-like protein 8, with protein MSSEVDDELMETLFGYSTTNKTQERNKSVSTLTKSNSNTPTQIFILEPRKSQNTAIVLRSLATSRRTIVEALLDGQGLSLETLEKLTKIAPTQEEESKIMQFNGNPEKLADAESFLYHILKAVPTTFHRLKAMLFRYTYDYEVLQLKEYLQALEMGCRELRTSALFLKLLEAILKAGNRMNAGTSRGNAKAFNLSALKKLSDVKSTDGKTSLLHFIVEQVVQSEGKRKAMYQRINGEKEHIMLGFAALDGLRDEVSEAKKAASIEYQTFITMYSNLNSHVIEIKEIVTKCCGSSNTSVDGCGGFLKEMKGFIEECEEELKVVKEEQTRIMDLVRKTNGYYLPGTFLSKDNGNLTNPFELFVIVKDFVDMVDQACVELKKKMEKKGVVGTAEGGLEPLPLSPSKRVPPRFPNFDLYFSSNVLESTSFSQSEDDS; from the exons ATGTCATCAGA GGTTGATGATGAGCTCATGGAAACACTctttggttattcaaccaccaaCAAAActcaagaaagaaacaaaagtgTCTCAACTTTGACAAAGTCCAACTCCAACACACCAACTCAAATATTCATTTTGGAGCCAAGAAAATCCCAAAACACTGCAATTGTTCTAAGATCACTTGCCACCTCTCGCAGGACTATCGTGGAAGCACTACTTGACGGCCAAGGACTAAGCCTAGAGACGCTCGAAAAGCTCACCAAAATAGCTCCCACACAAGAAGAAGAATCCAAGATCATGCAGTTCAATGGCAACCCTGAGAAGCTTGCAGACGCCGAGTCTTTCCTCTACCACATCCTCAAAGCAGTTCCAACCACATTCCATCGTCTCAAAGCCATGCTTTTCAGGTATACTTATGACTATGAAGTTCTTCAACTGAAAGAATATTTGCAAGCACTCGAAATGGGTTGCCGGGAACTGAGAACTAGTGCTTTGTTCCTGAAGCTTCTTGAGGCAATTCTCAAAGCTGGGAACAGAATGAATGCGGGAACATCAAGAGGGAATGCAAAAGCATTCAATTTGAGTGCTCTTAAAAAACTCTCTGATGTGAAAAGCACAGATGGAAAGACTAGTTTGCTTCACTTCATAGTGGAACAAGTGGTTCAATCAGAAGGTAAAAGAAAAGCTATGTACCAAAGAATCAATGGCGAAAAAGAACACATAATGCTTGGTTTTGCAGCCCTGGATGGGTTAAGAGATGAGGTATCTGAAGCAAAGAAAGCAGCGAGTATAGAGTATCAAACTTTTATCACAATGTATTCCAATCTCAATTCTCATGTTATTGAAATAAAGGAGATTGTAACAAAATGTTGTGGCAGCAGCAACACTAGCGTTGATGGGTGTGGTGGGTTTTTAAAGGAAATGAAAGGGTTCATAGAGGAATGTGAGGAAGAGCTTAAGGTTGTGAAAGAAGAGCAAACAAGGATCATGGATCTTGTGAGGAAAACTAATGGTTATTATCTACCAGGAACATTTTTATCTAAAGATAACGGCAATTTGACGAACCCCTTTGAATTGTTTGTGATTGTGAAAGATTTTGTTGATATGGTGGATCAGGCTTGTGTGGAGCTTAAAAAGAAGATGGAAAAGAAGGGTGTTGTAGGAACAGCAGAAGGTGGATTGGAACCACTACCTTTGTCTCCTTCAAAGAGGGTACCACCTAGATTTCCCAACtttgatttatatttttcgTCAAATGTGTTGGAATCTACTTCCTTCAGCCAATCAGAAGATGATTCCTGA
- the LOC130982140 gene encoding protein EDS1-like, with the protein MAAAVGITEFIGAEMIEKAISLAWKAHKTPEKPFILEKNRKGDPQQVFISFPASGSAKDWYSQKPFGEVPIDLDLFPSLKSIGYNDAAKVNEAFQGRFQAILSKPLLETEVKDAMDKKRQIVFTGHSSGSPMAILATLWTLEKYPSTKSNGSVPPICVTFGSPLIGNHIFSHATRRENWSNFFMHFVMRYDIVPRILLSPLSSFDQRFEAVSQFFNPNHKLKSFMSESVGRSSHTSDFFSVVMSNAAKVTSHAVSKLIGTPDSTLEIIANFVPLSPYRPFGTYIFCTGNGKHVVIRNPDAVLQILFFSAQLSTEAEVAQVGSRSLQEHRTKLQLNFGKENFVFLEQDQLEKVPLTDDGSKDDISMAFNDLGLSPRARLCLRAAAGLEKQRLKNEERMKEKIDSDEFEEKMKELEKYKQVMELKNICYYDAFKKQESSEDFQANVKRLQLAMLWDEIMEKLRSYELPDEFEGRAEWVEHAKRFRRLVEPLDVANYYRHLRQIEAGTYMRKGRPVRYKFTQRWLEHAEGCKFEEEYSESCFWAEVEDLSHITNNATSIVNGSFDKDVLDRTQQRVARLVARIDVWIDNKVLDKDVLLEGSTLMNWWNSLPSQYRNGSSIKSLVKCKETR; encoded by the exons ATGGCTGCTGCTGTTGGAATCACAGAATTTATTGGAGCAGAGATGATTGAGAAGGCAATTTCTTTGGCCTGGAAGGCTCACAAGACACCAGAAAAACCTTTCATTCTTGAAAAGAATCGCAAAGGGGACCCTCAACAAGTGTTCATCAGCTTCCCAGCATCAGGTTCTGCAAAAGATTGGTACTCTCAGAAGCCTTTTGGGGAAGTCCCAATAGACCTTGATCTGTTCCCATCACTTAAAAGCATTGGTTACAATGATGCTGCTAAAGTAAATGAAGCTTTTCAAGGAAGGTTCCAAGCCATTTTGTCCAAGCCGTTACTTGAAACTGAG GTGAAAGATGCAATGGATAAAAAGAGGCAAATAGTATTTACAGGGCACTCTTCTGGTTCCCCAATGGCCATTCTAGCAACCCTTTGGACCTTGGAGAAGTACCCATCCACAAAATCCAACGGTAGTGTACCTCCAATTTGTGTAACTTTTGGTTCTCCTTTAATTGGTAATCATATTTTTTCTCATGCTACAAGGAGAGAAAATTGGTCCAACTTCTTCATGCACTTTGTCATGAGATATGACATAGTACCTAGAATCCTCCTTTCTCCACTCTCTTCTTTTGATCAACGATTTGAAGCGGTTTCGCAGTTCTTCAATCCCAACCACAAACTCAAGTCTTTCATGAGCGAATCGGTTGGAAGATCCTCACACACCTCTGATTTCTTTAGTGTTGTGATGTCTAATGCTGCAAAAGTTACAAGCCATGCTGTTTCTAAGTTAATAGGTACCCCAGATTCAACACTTGAAATTATTGCAAATTTCGTTCCATTAAGCCCTTATAGACCCTTTGGAACCTACATTTTCTGCACCGGAAATGGAAAGCATGTTGTTATTAGAAACCCAGATGCAGTTCTGCAGATTTTGTTTTTCTCTGCTCAATTAAGCACCGAAGCAGAAGTTGCTCAAGTTGGCAGTAGAAGCCTACAGGAACATAGAACCAAACTGCAACTAAACTTTGGAAAGGAGAATTTTGTGTTCTTGGAGCAGGACCAACTTGAGAAGGTTCCATTGACTGATGATGGCTCAAAGGATGATATTAGCATGGCCTTCAATGATCTTGGCCTG AGCCCAAGAGCAAGATTGTGTCTTCGAGCAGCAGCAGGGTTAGAGAAACAAAGACTGAAAAACGAGgaaagaatgaaagagaagataGACTCTGATGAGTTCGAGGAAAAAATGAAGGAACTGGAGAAATACAAACAAGTGATGGAACTTAAAAACATTTGCTACTACGATGCCTTCAAGAAGCAAGAAAGCTCTGAGGACTTCCAAGCAAATGTGAAGAGGCTACAGCTGGCAATGTTGTGGGACGAGATAATGGAAAAGCTAAGAAGTTATGAACTGCCAGATGAGTTTGAAGGGAGAGCTGAATGGGTCGAACACGCGAAGCGATTTCGGAGGCTAGTCGAGCCTTTAGATGTCGCCAACTACTACAGACACTTGAGGCAAATTGAGGCTGGTACTTACATGCGTAAGGGAAGGCCAGTGCGGTATAAATTCACTCAAAGGTGGCTTGAACATGCGGAGGGATGTAAGTTTGAAGAAGAGTACTCTGAATCATGCTTTTGGGCCGAGGTGGAGGATCTTTCCCACATAACAAATAATGCCACTAGTATTGTTAATGGTTCATTTGATAAAGATGTTTTGGATCGAACTCAGCAGAGGGTTGCGAGATTGGTGGCTAGGATAGATGTATGGATTGACAATAAGGTGCTAGATAAGGATGTGTTATTGGAGGGTTCTACTTTGATGAATTGGTGGAATTCTCTACCATCGCAATATAGGAATGGCTCGAGCATTAAGAGTCTTGTCAAGTGTAAAGAAACAAGGTGA
- the LOC130979028 gene encoding protein EDS1L-like isoform X2 yields the protein MSLFNFRNCCYGDSKASGVDKDLPQSHEDSLLGLRVDLIKKACALAFKAHKSPKKYYLLEKKNRSWLEADLIIISFHGSWASSDWFVDKSYGVTKINQQLFPSLKSIGNDEVALVNEAFQLRFESILSNSSLKHEVKEAMTKGKQLMFTGHSSGAAMAILATLWVLEEYLTNNNKNKNHKLPQCITFGSPLIGNHIFSHATRRENWSHHFTHFITTLDIMPRILFAPFHSIQPIFSSILQLFNPKSKSSGTDSETDRVISEFYSTVMRNTATVTSYVISNLMDDTNLLLETLPNLLDLSPYRPFGNFIFCAADRPPAVVRNSDVVLQLLFYTARINDMSEVSDVSKKSIMQHLRYEVEFQQSFEISNVVYLDQLEELSLAADGSNRLTVSTALDSFGLDTIARLRLRAAGEWQKQKYKNEEKVNREFNEKAAATMKHLKDYKETCEVSYYDAFKVHKDERDFKANVKRLELAGVWDHIMEMLKKYELPDEFESKAEWIERGTMYRTLVEPLDVANYYRHFKDKDGGPYMDKGSRPKRYRYLQRWVEHAGRMKSEDDYSESCFWAELEELWKEINDNNGSFEDVKERVLKLETRIKEWFEKGKLDKDVLFEGSTLVNWWKALPPNHKKESPIRSLVEMSQGINMQ from the exons atgtccCTTTTTAATTTTCGGAATTGTTGCTATGGAGACTCCAAAGCTTCTGGGGTGGACAAGGATCTCCCTCAATCACATGAAGATTCCCTATTGGGATTGAGAGTGGATTTAATCAAGAAAGCGTGTGCTTTGGCATTCAAAGCTCACAAATCTCCAAAGAAGTATTATCTTCTTGAAAAGAAGAACAGGAGTTGGTTGGAAGCTGACCTTATTATTATCAGCTTTCATGGATCATGGGCTTCAAGTGATTGGTTCGTTGACAAATCTTACGGGGTAACAAAGATAAACCAGCAATTGTTTCCTTCACTTAAAAGTATTGGCAATGATGAAGTTGCCTTGGTGAATGAAGCTTTTCAGCTGAGATTCGAATCAATTTTAAGCAATTCATCTCTTAAACATGAG GTGAAAGAAGCTATGACAAAAGGGAAGCAGTTAATGTTTACAGGGCACTCTTCTGGTGCTGCAATGGCCATTCTTGCAACATTGTGGGTCTTGGAAGAGTACCTAACTAAcaataacaagaacaaaaacCACAAGCTTCCCCAATGTATAACTTTTGGGTCTCCCTTAATTGGCAATCACATATTCTCTCATGCCACAAGGAGGGAAAATTGGTCTCACCACTTCACACATTTTATTACCACTTTGGACATAATGCCACGGATTTTGTTTGCTCCTTTCCATTCTATTCAGCCAATTTTCAGCTCAATTCTCCAACTCTTCAATCCAAAGTCCAAATCTTCTGGCACCGATTCGGAAACAGACCGTGTGATTTCTGAATTTTACTCAACTGTGATGAGAAACACAGCAACAGTTACAAGCTATGTTATCTCGAATCTCATGGATGACACAAATTTGCTACTTGAGACTCTACCCAATCTCCTTGATTTAAGTCCTTACCGACCCTTTGGAAACTTCATTTTCTGTGCCGCAGATCGACCACCGGCTGTGGTAAGAAATTCAGATGTTGTCTTGCAACTTTTATTCTACACTGCTCGGATAAACGACATGTCAGAAGTTTCTGATGTTTCCAAGAAAAGCATAATGCAACATTTGAGGTATGAGGTTGAATTCCAGCAAAGTTTCGAAATTTCGAATGTAGTGTACTTGGATCAACTGGAGGAGCTTTCTTTGGCTGCTGATGGTTCTAACAGATTAACAGTTAGCACAGCCTTGGACAGTTTTGGACTG GACACAATAGCAAGATTGCGCCTTCGAGCAGCTGGCGAGTGGCAGAAACAGAAATACAAAAATGAAGAGAAAGTCAACAGGGAATTTAATGAGAAAGCCGCGGCGACCATGAAGCATTTGAAAGACTACAAAGAAACATGTGAGGTAAGTTACTATGATGCCTTCAAGGTGCACAAGGATGAAAGAGACTTCAAAGCAAATGTGAAGAGGCTTGAATTGGCAGGGGTGTGGGATCATATCATGGAGATGCTAAAAAAGTATGAACTCCCCGATGAGTTTGAAAGCAAAGCAGAATGGATTGAGCGTGGTACAATGTACCGCACTCTGGTGGAGCCTCTTGATGTTGCGAATTACTATCGCCATTTTAAGGACAAAGATGGAGGACCATACATGGACAAGGGAAGTAGGCCAAAGAGATATAGGTACTTACAAAGGTGGGTTGAGCATGCAGGGAGAATGAAGAGTGAAGATGATTACTCCGAGTCATGCTTTTGGGCTGAGTTGGAGGAActatggaaagaaattaatgACAACAATGGTTCATTTGAAGATGTTAAGGAAAGGGTTTTGAAACTTGAGACTCGCATAAAGGAATGGTTTGAGAAAGGGAAATTGGACAAAGATGTGTTATTCGAAGGTTCTACTTTGGTGAATTGGTGGAAAGCTTTGCCTCCTAATCATAAGAAAGAATCGCCCATTAGAAGTCTTGTTGAAATGTCTCAAGGAATAAACATGCAATAG
- the LOC130979028 gene encoding protein EDS1L-like isoform X1: MSLFNFRNCCYGDSKASGVDKDLPQSHEDSLLGLRVDLIKKACALAFKAHKSPKKYYLLEKKNRSWLEADLIIISFHGSWASSDWFVDKSYGVTKINQQLFPSLKSIGNDEVALVNEAFQLRFESILSNSSLKHEVKEAMTKGKQLMFTGHSSGAAMAILATLWVLEEYLTNNNKNKNHKLPQCITFGSPLIGNHIFSHATRRENWSHHFTHFITTLDIMPRILFAPFHSIQPIFSSILQLFNPKSKSSGTDSETDRVISEFYSTVMRNTATVTSYVISNLMDDTNLLLETLPNLLDLSPYRPFGNFIFCAADRPPAVVRNSDVVLQLLFYTARINDMSEVSDVSKKSIMQHLRYEVEFQQSFEISNVVYLDQLEELSLAADGSNRLTVSTALDSFGLFQDTIARLRLRAAGEWQKQKYKNEEKVNREFNEKAAATMKHLKDYKETCEVSYYDAFKVHKDERDFKANVKRLELAGVWDHIMEMLKKYELPDEFESKAEWIERGTMYRTLVEPLDVANYYRHFKDKDGGPYMDKGSRPKRYRYLQRWVEHAGRMKSEDDYSESCFWAELEELWKEINDNNGSFEDVKERVLKLETRIKEWFEKGKLDKDVLFEGSTLVNWWKALPPNHKKESPIRSLVEMSQGINMQ, encoded by the exons atgtccCTTTTTAATTTTCGGAATTGTTGCTATGGAGACTCCAAAGCTTCTGGGGTGGACAAGGATCTCCCTCAATCACATGAAGATTCCCTATTGGGATTGAGAGTGGATTTAATCAAGAAAGCGTGTGCTTTGGCATTCAAAGCTCACAAATCTCCAAAGAAGTATTATCTTCTTGAAAAGAAGAACAGGAGTTGGTTGGAAGCTGACCTTATTATTATCAGCTTTCATGGATCATGGGCTTCAAGTGATTGGTTCGTTGACAAATCTTACGGGGTAACAAAGATAAACCAGCAATTGTTTCCTTCACTTAAAAGTATTGGCAATGATGAAGTTGCCTTGGTGAATGAAGCTTTTCAGCTGAGATTCGAATCAATTTTAAGCAATTCATCTCTTAAACATGAG GTGAAAGAAGCTATGACAAAAGGGAAGCAGTTAATGTTTACAGGGCACTCTTCTGGTGCTGCAATGGCCATTCTTGCAACATTGTGGGTCTTGGAAGAGTACCTAACTAAcaataacaagaacaaaaacCACAAGCTTCCCCAATGTATAACTTTTGGGTCTCCCTTAATTGGCAATCACATATTCTCTCATGCCACAAGGAGGGAAAATTGGTCTCACCACTTCACACATTTTATTACCACTTTGGACATAATGCCACGGATTTTGTTTGCTCCTTTCCATTCTATTCAGCCAATTTTCAGCTCAATTCTCCAACTCTTCAATCCAAAGTCCAAATCTTCTGGCACCGATTCGGAAACAGACCGTGTGATTTCTGAATTTTACTCAACTGTGATGAGAAACACAGCAACAGTTACAAGCTATGTTATCTCGAATCTCATGGATGACACAAATTTGCTACTTGAGACTCTACCCAATCTCCTTGATTTAAGTCCTTACCGACCCTTTGGAAACTTCATTTTCTGTGCCGCAGATCGACCACCGGCTGTGGTAAGAAATTCAGATGTTGTCTTGCAACTTTTATTCTACACTGCTCGGATAAACGACATGTCAGAAGTTTCTGATGTTTCCAAGAAAAGCATAATGCAACATTTGAGGTATGAGGTTGAATTCCAGCAAAGTTTCGAAATTTCGAATGTAGTGTACTTGGATCAACTGGAGGAGCTTTCTTTGGCTGCTGATGGTTCTAACAGATTAACAGTTAGCACAGCCTTGGACAGTTTTGGACTG TTTCAGGACACAATAGCAAGATTGCGCCTTCGAGCAGCTGGCGAGTGGCAGAAACAGAAATACAAAAATGAAGAGAAAGTCAACAGGGAATTTAATGAGAAAGCCGCGGCGACCATGAAGCATTTGAAAGACTACAAAGAAACATGTGAGGTAAGTTACTATGATGCCTTCAAGGTGCACAAGGATGAAAGAGACTTCAAAGCAAATGTGAAGAGGCTTGAATTGGCAGGGGTGTGGGATCATATCATGGAGATGCTAAAAAAGTATGAACTCCCCGATGAGTTTGAAAGCAAAGCAGAATGGATTGAGCGTGGTACAATGTACCGCACTCTGGTGGAGCCTCTTGATGTTGCGAATTACTATCGCCATTTTAAGGACAAAGATGGAGGACCATACATGGACAAGGGAAGTAGGCCAAAGAGATATAGGTACTTACAAAGGTGGGTTGAGCATGCAGGGAGAATGAAGAGTGAAGATGATTACTCCGAGTCATGCTTTTGGGCTGAGTTGGAGGAActatggaaagaaattaatgACAACAATGGTTCATTTGAAGATGTTAAGGAAAGGGTTTTGAAACTTGAGACTCGCATAAAGGAATGGTTTGAGAAAGGGAAATTGGACAAAGATGTGTTATTCGAAGGTTCTACTTTGGTGAATTGGTGGAAAGCTTTGCCTCCTAATCATAAGAAAGAATCGCCCATTAGAAGTCTTGTTGAAATGTCTCAAGGAATAAACATGCAATAG